The DNA segment AATCATACATTAGCAACTGAGTACGCTATAgagaccaaaatggaagctcaAAGCAGCCTGCTTTACATATCAGATATTGGTCCTTCCTTTCGCTTTTTTCAAAGCTCATCAGAggatttgaaaacattttgcatACTGTGGTCTGTTCTATTATGCATTTTCTCTTCTCTTTCTCTttcagttttcagttttttacatttatccGATCTTAAAGCACAAAATATCCAGTCGGGTATTGTATcgggtataaaaatatgcagaGTATGTATATGCCTTTAGAAATAGATTTACAATAATATGCCACTCTAGTAATGAATTGCTACAAAGCGACGCGGAAGCCCGCACTGATGGACCGCAAACCAAAGCGCTCGTATCGAGTTGCGACATTGACCTAGTCGAGTTCTGCTCTTAGCTGCTCTTGGTGCATACAAACGGGAGCCAGCGAGTTATCATGAGCTTGCTTAATTAGTTCACTGCTTTCGGTCGCTCGACGCAGCATAAGAAGTACCGTTGGGTTTATACTATTTAATTATGTAAGCGAGTGACTGTGTGCTGTGCGACTCGCAGGCGGGTTAAACGACGCGAATATAacagaataatttaatttgtatcATAAGTGCTGCTGCCGGACAGACGAACGCGATTGCCTTTTAGCAtacaaaatgaaacaaaaacgaaataattaaatgcaaaatacaCAACTGAAATGAAGATGTTGAGCTACTCACGGCGGCAGTGGAAGCGCGTCAAAAGCCTTGCTGAAATCTCGCCAACAATGGACTAGTTGTGTTTCTAACGCGACGCCGTCAAGTTCACACAAATCGCGCAGCTCAAGTAGCGAATTCTGCGACGCGCCCGAACTTCCATCGTACACGCCCAGCTTTCGGTGCGCACGAGTAACGGCCCAAGTGGCAAGATCAACTCTGTGAACAAAAAGTGCTAAATTGCAAATTCTGCGAATGTTCGAATGAGCTGCTCAGCATTCCAGTGAATCCAGAGCAAGCGCTGAGGAACGCAAAAAAAACATACAGAAAAGtgcaatttctaaaaattaataataaaaaataataaataaaaaatataaatacataaagttAACTCAAAATTATtctgaaaaaaagtataaaagcatctgaatattttaaacaaagacTTCAAGCATTAAAGCAACACAAAATGTCCAAAATGCGTTGGAAAGGTGCAAGCCTTCTATGCGTCGTTGTCAGCCTGCTGTCCACTTGCAGCGCTCAAATTGATTACTTCTCATCCATTTCCGGCTTAGAGAATTTGCTCCGCACCGAGGAGTATCTGCTGCAAAGCTTCCGAGAATACGTGCGCGCCAGCAAGCATCAACTGCAGACACTGGAGAGGTAAGCAGCTTCGGGCCGGGCGTGCAAAATTCTAGCATTAGCATATTGCTAAAAAGCAATAACCAATGTTTCTGGCTCGgtgtgcacgtgtgtgtgtgttagagtGTGTCTGTGCAAGCGACGACGCTTGAGTCTTGCTAATAAATAAGCGCTAATTTATTATCCTGATTTATCATGTTTTATGAAATATGGACAATAAAGTATGTATAACATCGAGTTTGACAAGTTCGTTAAGTGTTCACGCAATAGTGAGTTCTGAACAGCACTCGCATAAAACCCAACCGACTGTACAAAGACAGCAAAGCAGTTTTCGAGTTGTGCTAATATCTATTTGTCCCATGTTTATTATTTCTATAactattaaatttgcttttaattttatgcgTGTTTTTCTGGTTTTTGGACGCATCGAAAGTTTGAGCTTCGAAAATAATCAGCAGGCCAGTGGGAATGGGCGATTTCGTGCAAAGGGGTTTCCATATTCATAcgtgtataatattatttataatatactaCTATGCACAAAAAATAGtgagactttgttcataattttaaaattttttattttctttttttccaacCTTATGTCTCTCCAATACCTTTGTGCCAACCTTTTTTTCCATTCCACGAAACAGTTGTTAATATAAATTTCCGGAAAAGCCTTCAATACGCTTAGCGATTCCCATTTAATATCTTCAACAGACTCTCGGTTCGGACGTTTTCCccgaagcggtcgtttgagtttgctaaatggccagaagtcacacggagctaaattagacgaatacggtggttgcggcacaattttgcttgaaaatttggtgaaaaactcacgaagaatcaatgcaataaacgacggtgcattatcacGGTGCAAACACCAAGAGTTGGCGACCCATAATTCCGAGTTATTTTTACGAAAAGCTTCGCgtaaatgacgcataacacacaaatagtattccttgttcacagtttggccggtcggaaggatcggaaattcggagtgcacccCACCCAtacgaagaaaactgtcaacgtaACTAtatttttgatctgctttgatgttgttttttcggcttcggcttatCTTTGCCACGACATTCGGCTGACTGATCgtttgtttccgggtcgtaagcaaaGATGCAAAACTCTTTACCAGTAATGGTACGTTTGATGACATACTGGTAGTCGCAAAGCATTGTATCTCAGACATtaatgcgacgctgtttttcgaaaaagtgaTTTAAGACCAACCgtgtttttacttttcttaagcccaaatgatctttaaaaagggttttcattgatccttccgatattccaacgaggCCAGTAAGacctctgactgttaatcgtcgattctcaattgacgtgttgatcatttGTCCTGGGCGTGGTTCACGAACCAGAAGAATTGAGAAgcacttttccaacattctgatcGTTTCGACACCAGAAATCTGATTCCGCACGCAAAATTGAAAggaacttttttgttgaataatttcactcatcatcaaaaccgaatgcactttatgtacctTCGGAAAGACAAGTACTAaccactaatgattattttgtgaggtgacatttggcacagatgtcactgacagacATACCAgcctagaaaaaaaatacaatattccgACTATTTTTTGTCCACGGtagtatagtatataatttCCAGATTTATTCGACAAATGGAGGGTCCAACAAGATCTAAAGTTTCATGTTGGAAATACTCTATAGTGCAGATCGAACACCGCactttactgaaaatatttgcaCTCACTCTCTTCGatacgaaaatataatataaacatctTCTGCACAAAAGCTTGTCAAaatcgatataattttttttaaaagaccACGTCCTCGTCGCCATGATTTCTACCCTTGTGGTCACTTCAAAAATAACACAATGTTAGACTCCTGATTAGTACAAATCTCAAGAAACTGCAAAATTAAGCCATAAAATGAAGGCTACTCAAACATCAGGGTCAATTTTTCTCTAATGTTTTAACTTtatcgaatatttttaaaaacaaatttcagtttttaattatttgttgctTCACGTGATAGAATAGATAGATATTTCAAGTAAATATATAtctgtatctatgtatatataatgctTTCACAATAATAGGTTATATTTTAACTATTCTTTACTGAGGAATAAGTCAGTCTGTCAAATcagaaatactaaatatttCGATCATGTTTCGATTGACCATTTGACCGAactgaaattagaaaaaataaaactgaagtgtgggaatgtcataaaACGACAAGAGGCTCTTAAAAGAACCATTATTTGAAACCTCAATTGATATCAGTCTTTACTAAGCAAATTCGTTAATTTGAAGAGCAAAAAGCTCACGACTACGTATCCCTCTACTCGCACGCGGCCTTGTACTATGAACAGAGATGAAATTCGCAATGATCATGAACAAACGATGAACCGACTGCGCATCTGCATAATAATACAAATGCGAAACTAACTAGCTGAAAATAAATAACGATGAAACGGCGAACAGAGAAATGTTTGAATTTCAAATGAAGATTTCTTCAAACCGGTAACACTGACGTTAAACATCAAATTATTAcgttgaataataaaatttgaatgtttAATAAGTTAGACACTGGCCGTCGGCCGTCGGCACGTTTTGCGAATGCCTTAAAAGCCTATCTCATTAACACACCTACCTACACGGCGGACACGTCGTAAGACAACTGATACCGAAGTCACTGATAGGCAAGTTGATGCTAATCGATAAGAATAACAAAAGTGAAGCCGACAATATATACAATAGTTCAAGTTTACAGTGTGAGGAGAGAGCCGCTTTGCTATGAGAAGCATAGGCAGTTTGAATAGCACTGGAAATGTTTGTTCAGTTCATTGACTGAATGATTATGGAAAGCTTCTTCTGAAAGCCTATAATATAATACAATCTGCGCTTGATTTATTAGGGCATCAAGATTTATCATAAACGAATATATGGAAATTCACATATACGGACGGAAATTAGTGAATGTAATCGCCAATGTAATGCTCTAGGCAATTTTTTGTTTagacttcttctttattggcgtggacACCGGTTATAGCCGAACCCGCACCagtcattcttccttttcgttgtttggcgctaattggagttttcaagtgtagccagatcctCCTCCACTTGGGCTTTCCAACCAACCGTTgaaggtcttcttcttcttctgcttcctccggcgggtaccgCGTCGAATATTCTCAGAGGTGgactgttttcatccattcggacgacaacGCCTTTTAGCTTAGATTGAGCTGCTAACAAAGCTTCACTATACCAACCATATGCCTGTTGTAGTTGCGTTACCTTTTCTATAAATTGCACCGAAGTTAATGTTccaaaataaatgttaatggGTCAAAATTAGGTAATGACTCAATGATTTCGTAAACTGTACTTCGCTTCCATTCACGTTTCGTCGTTGTTCCCAATGGTGGTAACCCTATATTTCATGTTTTGAAGTCGTACAAATTGCCGCCTGACCAACGATTGTGTCATTAAATGGAATATTATAACCACTTACTTGCATGCCTCACCTGAACTGCCACAAGATCACTCACAGACTTGGCAAGTCCCGAAATCATATCGCGCATTTCGTCCATTTGCTTTTGCATAGAAGACATTTCACCGCTTTGAAGGTCGcacgaatgtacatacatatgtaggaggAATATTTATAGGGCATCCACGTACACTCTATcgacaacaagaacaacacgATAGAGTATACGTGGATGTACCATAAATATTGAGCCCGAAAACCTTTCAGATGCATTTCAAAACGCGCAAAGAATTTAGGTCTTGGATATTGAACACCGAACTAAAACTTCAGCTGAGAAACAAGGGCTTTAATTATCTTTCGCACTGCCACCCCACAGGATATTCAAATGTTCCACAGCAGCCACCACCGAATAAGCCAGAATTTTTTTGGGTCAAAATAATTCTCTCGCACATTCACGGTTACACGGTTgttagaattgaaaaaaaaaattgttgcctttgatttttttgtcataGCTTATTTCGATTACTTATTTTGTTCGTGTTTTCGTCTTTTATTCATTGGGACTTTTTCCGTTACCATGGACAACTCTCCGCTGCCTCTATTTGTGATATTATCTTATGTTGTCATTGGtgccgaagtagcacctgttggcatgagttagttggcacagattgtggggtctccatttttgtggattgttcagagcacacttaaattctaatcgtcgaggatgctttcgtccgaccatattctacaagaaagctgatgcatggtccgtatcagttcttcgccaccttGTTTGAGTAGCTCGGCGGCAATCCCTagggccccgccgctttgttgttcttaagacgggtgattgctattcgaacttcttcttggtcgggaaatgaaacgtctgcttcatcgtcatcgtttGGGCAGTTGTTTCGTAGCACCCTTAAAAAGAACTTGGCATATCGAGCAATGTCCCAAACTTTCAAACCTTTTTAAAAGTATTGAAGCCCAACTTAAGCACCCTTTTCAGTCCATCCCCTAAGCGGAGGGATGGTTTAATGGCGCTGTTGTTGTAGAAGCGGCAGAATTCTACCGAGTTGACACTCCTTGGTAGGAGAATATCGGCGTCCTTTCCGGTTGTGTAGACCAGACTGTCTTGGGAACGTTAGCCAGGCGCTAGATGAAGCTGGCAGCAAAGTTCActtcattttttcactttttttcaaaataaaggtTTAAGGTCTCGATaacttacaaaaattttaataacttgaaTATCATTTCAGTGAACTGCATCGCATCGAAATGGAATATGCGCAGGCGGCCCGTAATACCGAAAATTATTTAACCAATCCCGTCAATGTTTACCGCTTAATGAAGCGCCTAACCACCGATTGGACGATTTATGAGGAGCGCGTGCAGTCAGATGAGGCTGCGAGCAGtaagtaaactaaattttgTCCATAACATTCGAAAAGGTGTAACTTCATCCTAAAATAATACTTTCGTTCACCAGCATTCCTGCGACAAATGGTTGAGTTTCGGGAAACACTGAGTTTCCCAAGTGGGGAAGACTTCAAAGCATCCGCGGCTGCTTTGGCGCGTCTGCAGGAGACATATCACCTAGATACGGCGCAAATAGCAGGCGGTTTCTTAAATGGCGTCAAATATGGGTGAGTGTTGGTAGGGTTTTTGACCTTAGACTACTTAGTCCACTTTCTGAAGTAGTTTTCcaactttcttatttgtttcGGTTTCGtctgttattactttttttcagAACAAGCATGACCTGGCAGGACTGTTTTGTTCTGGGTAAGCAACTGTTTCATTTGGAGGAATACAATCATACGAAATTGTGGTTAAAGGAATCCATGCAACGACTGAGTCGCGAACCGTATTACAAAGACCCACACACACTCGAGTATGTGGAGGATGTCGCAAAGAGTTTACTCAATTTAGGTAAGCTATTTCCAAAATACTCTTTCTACATTTCTCGAAAAGTGTTCTGATttggtttaataattttgatacCTCGCAGGCGATTTAGAAACTGCACTCAAGCTCTCAGATGACGTGTTGAGCCTTGATCCCACACGCGCAACCGCTTCATATGTGAGAAACACAATACTCAGTCCGGTTGGCGAGCGGAAACCAACGCTAACCACAAGTCTCTCGTACTACCACGTAAGTAGACCAACTCTAACTCAATTTAATGGATTACAGCTTAACACACAAACTGCTCTCCGCTTTCCTACACTTAGCAAACCGAGGAATTTGAAACGTATAAGAAAGTGTGTCGCGGCGAAATCACTGCATCGCCCACGCAATTGCGTCCGCTGCGCTGTCGTTACGAAAGCAATAATCATCCTTATCGCCTTATCGCCCCCTTCAAAGTGGAGGAGCACAGCCTGGATCCACTCGTGTTGACATTACACGATTTTATCGACGACACCAAGATTGAAACCATCAAATATTTGGCCACGCCCTACATGCAACGCTCCACCGTACGCGATGTGGTCACTATGTCCAAAGCTACCGACTTCCGCATCAGCAAGAACGCTTGGCTGGCCTATCAGGAGCACACTTACATGCAGGATATGTTGCGTGATTTGCACGACATCACTGGCCTCGATGTGACGCGCTGCGAGAAATTACAGGTCGCCAACTACGGACTGGGCGGCCACTATGAGCCGCACTGGGACTTTTATTTGGTAAGCACACACGCATGCCCATATTGAGTTGAGTTAGTTAGTACATCTATgggtttctttatttattttcgctgCGCTTTCAGGACACCGAACGTCTGCCGGAGGGACTAGGTAATCGCATTGCCACCGCCATATTTTATGTAAGCCTGTTTAATATTCCctataaattcttaaaaaaaactatttttaccaAACTCCAGCTCTCCGAAGTCGAACAGGGTGGCGCTACTGCCTTCCCCAATTTGAATTTCGCCATTAAGCCCAAGAAGGGCAATGTGCTGTTCTGGTACAATTTACACCGGTCATTGGAGGGCGATTACCGCACGAGGCACGCAGCCTGTCCGGTGTTGAAGGGCTCTAAGTGGAGTGAGTATAAGAATATAACACttgtagtttaatattttacaaagcgATAATTATAGTCGGCAATGTCTGGATCAACGCCATAACGCAGCCATTCACCCGGCCCTGCCTGCTGCATAAGGACGATGCCATTTCCAAACCATACTCCACAATAGTATAGAACTTAAAAGTTTCCATATTTATTTCCTATTTTTAGTCGCtgtgaatatatttatgtatatttgtaaatattttgtatacacTAAATTAATGAAAACCTCGTTTTATATAAACTTAAAGTTGCATTTCTTTTAAGTGTCCTTCTGTTGGTTATGCTAAGCCTAATACGCCACTATGAATATTAGACCGGAGTCGatagttaataaaattaaaaaaatcatagtcggatataaaaaataacagaattaaaaaaacaaaatattttgacgtgagaATGATGAGCCACATTTCATTTTCAGTGAGCAGCGGTTGGTTCAAATAATCACTATTGAGATATAATTAATTCTTACaaattatacttatgtataatcaCAATGAGGATAGTATTTCCCACAGATGCAATAAAATAATGCTATTTTTATGTAACCtttcataaaatgtaaaaaattttggcaAACAAACGAATTATCAAGGTTTTCATGACGCTGCGTTAATGTGACGGTAATTTAATTACACattcttacatatatgtacatatgtatatacacacagtCGTAATTTACTGATTTAATTATTGGTCATTGACCAAACTGACCACAGAGCCATATAATGACGCGGTGCCGTAGAACTGGTCTCAAATTAAATCCAACATGCAAAGCAGGACATGCAGGCAAGGAGTTTTCACAAGATACTAACCACATTTCCCAAGAAACATACTTATCTTTCTAAATAACGGCTTCGTACAAAAGTCCGTTTGCTGGATCTTCTGATAGATGATTTTTCAGGTAAAACACATTGTTTTACTAAGCAGGATGTTCGTAAGCcgtataataaaaaacaataacaaacatgCAATACAatacattataaaaaaacacatgcgagctaaaatttataaaccaTATCTGCCACAAAAAAGCCGTTCATAATAGTTCTCTGTAACCAAATTTTAGCTTTGTGCTTAATATTGGTTTCCGTTTGCAGCGAAAATGTTTTGGGTAGAGGTCTTCAATAAGCGAAGTCAACAACCAAACTTTGAGAAGCTTCCACACATATATGGAACAATTTGCTAAAATCACCACAATGATTTTATAATAGaaatacagaaaatttaaaaaaataaccaattTAATATCGTACGCTAGCTCTAAGACTACAATTAGTATATAttatcaattaaataaattgcttcACTATCACTGCCGCAGATTAGCTTCGTGCCGCTTGCGTCAAATGTATTGATAGATTTGCGCAAATTGGAAATTAAGCATGTAACATTAATACGATTCTTTGCGCGCTCGCCATTTAACCAGGGATTAACGTTTTCAGCTACCGGTTTTTCCATATTTGTAATGCTCATATTAGATTGCTGTTGCCACAACCATAATTCGCCACACTCTGAGGCTGTGAAGAGTTTCGAAGGTTCTCTATGATGAAACCCGATTTCTGTTATGGCGCTCTTGTGTGCACTCAAGTAGGATGCCGGATAGCCTGGTTGACGAAGATCCCATACGGTTATGGAGCCCTCCTCCGATCCGGCTAGTACGATATGCGGTTGGGTGGGATGTGAGGTGAGTGCAGATACATAGTTAGGCCGTCTCTCATCCTCGCACGATGTCATGAAAGCCGTAACAGCTACCTCCTCATCAGTTGCTCTTGTATCGAACATGCGTATGACACCCATGCGATTTGCAGTAAGCACCTCATGCGGATTTACATATTTAACAGCTGTTAGTGCAATGCTGTCAGCTTCAAGAGTACGCCGTATTTGATTGACATCATTAGCACTGATAATATTCAATCGACCATCTTCCCCAATTGTGGCTATCTCTCTTTCATATACCGATACGGCCGTACATGGCGCCGCATCTCCGCTTGCGTTAAATTTGTGCAGGACCTCACTTTGGGCGTTTTGTTGCAAAATATCATCTTCAACCGCACGCTTAATTTCAACTATTGTTATGCGACCTGGAAGCAATAATTTTGTAAGAGGTAAGAAGATAGTgagatataaatatacttaccaTCA comes from the Bactrocera neohumeralis isolate Rockhampton chromosome 2, APGP_CSIRO_Bneo_wtdbg2-racon-allhic-juicebox.fasta_v2, whole genome shotgun sequence genome and includes:
- the LOC126767603 gene encoding prolyl 4-hydroxylase subunit alpha-2 is translated as MSKMRWKGASLLCVVVSLLSTCSAQIDYFSSISGLENLLRTEEYLLQSFREYVRASKHQLQTLESELHRIEMEYAQAARNTENYLTNPVNVYRLMKRLTTDWTIYEERVQSDEAASTFLRQMVEFRETLSFPSGEDFKASAAALARLQETYHLDTAQIAGGFLNGVKYGTSMTWQDCFVLGKQLFHLEEYNHTKLWLKESMQRLSREPYYKDPHTLEYVEDVAKSLLNLGDLETALKLSDDVLSLDPTRATASYVRNTILSPVGERKPTLTTSLSYYHQTEEFETYKKVCRGEITASPTQLRPLRCRYESNNHPYRLIAPFKVEEHSLDPLVLTLHDFIDDTKIETIKYLATPYMQRSTVRDVVTMSKATDFRISKNAWLAYQEHTYMQDMLRDLHDITGLDVTRCEKLQVANYGLGGHYEPHWDFYLDTERLPEGLGNRIATAIFYLSEVEQGGATAFPNLNFAIKPKKGNVLFWYNLHRSLEGDYRTRHAACPVLKGSKWIGNVWINAITQPFTRPCLLHKDDAISKPYSTIV
- the LOC126767610 gene encoding nucleoporin Nup43 yields the protein MDTRMNTFFVSEKISKTRWLPDNLQASERFLTGSWDMPSNFVRLWRLQQNQYADDYNEFVPRCSDKQSFDSDITGIEFITIDLAVVSSSDGRITIVEIKRAVEDDILQQNAQSEVLHKFNASGDAAPCTAVSVYEREIATIGEDGRLNIISANDVNQIRRTLEADSIALTAVKYVNPHEVLTANRMGVIRMFDTRATDEEVAVTAFMTSCEDERRPNYVSALTSHPTQPHIVLAGSEEGSITVWDLRQPGYPASYLSAHKSAITEIGFHHREPSKLFTASECGELWLWQQQSNMSITNMEKPVAENVNPWLNGERAKNRINVTCLISNLRKSINTFDASGTKLICGSDSEAIYLIDNIY